In a genomic window of Spirochaetales bacterium:
- a CDS encoding PAS domain S-box protein: MDKKEKAPYGSLRTKILVALVGISIVSTGITGWFIINLARDVIIWNIQQRNEQIARQASREISRYIENSVNNLKIISETIIPVFFDKWLLNMIIENMSLNLREFKTIMIADTKGAVYASSSLSNKNASITDEFVREHLESGSITISRLELYEGNLPYVTIVYPLTAGGRGRYVMVAELTLRSIWDLVDSITIGQKGDAYLIAADGTLIAYPDKTKVLSNIDFHELPPLPTSVPPDGISCFQHSSGLRGILMVYMEVQAAGWYIALRQPLEEAFLPVNTLVWWAFLVIGVLFVVIVFTALFLTRRFSRPLGRLMNVTRMIAKGNFDYMIPVVSSDEIGMLSHSFNTMVSELKQRSEALIESESKMRLITENVNDIIFSLDTAGNILFLNRQAEIASGYSRTVMMSRPLTSFLTDKSRKKIEAYLGKSVASRKEGMEEIGLVLAAKSGKKIYLEAKIVVVNDEAGERYFYGVARDITARKKTERKLHVYQNKLRSLSSQLTLAEEKERRNIAANLHDNISQSLSLALIKLDMLREVSPVPDDDTLIEEIRELVEETLKTSRSLTFDLSSPLLYQLGLEAAVEKLTEQIGLQHGLSIEFIANSRTGRHNTDIAVLLFRVIKELLINIVKHAHAENVKLFVLKKQDVLEITVRDDGVGFDGCDTGRLPDRRGGHGLFSIKERIRHLGGHVKIETIKNRGTDVTITIPAQK; this comes from the coding sequence GTGGATAAAAAAGAAAAAGCCCCGTACGGCAGTCTGCGAACAAAAATACTTGTCGCGCTGGTCGGTATTTCGATCGTTTCGACGGGGATTACCGGATGGTTTATCATAAATCTGGCGCGGGATGTCATTATCTGGAACATACAGCAGAGGAATGAACAGATAGCACGGCAGGCCTCAAGGGAAATATCGAGGTATATCGAGAATTCCGTCAACAACCTCAAAATCATTTCAGAAACGATTATCCCGGTTTTTTTCGACAAGTGGCTTCTCAATATGATAATCGAGAATATGTCGCTCAATCTGCGGGAGTTCAAGACGATCATGATCGCCGATACAAAGGGAGCCGTCTATGCATCCAGTTCACTCTCAAATAAAAACGCATCCATCACCGATGAGTTTGTCAGGGAACATCTCGAAAGCGGATCGATTACCATATCCCGGCTTGAACTTTACGAAGGCAATCTTCCCTATGTGACGATCGTCTACCCCCTGACAGCCGGAGGCAGGGGCCGTTATGTCATGGTCGCTGAACTCACATTAAGAAGCATATGGGATCTTGTCGACAGTATTACGATCGGTCAGAAGGGTGACGCGTACCTGATCGCTGCCGACGGCACACTTATCGCCTACCCTGATAAAACGAAGGTTCTCAGTAACATCGATTTCCATGAACTTCCCCCGCTTCCGACGTCGGTCCCGCCCGACGGGATATCATGTTTTCAGCATTCAAGCGGTTTGCGGGGTATACTGATGGTGTACATGGAGGTACAGGCGGCCGGATGGTATATCGCACTCAGACAACCGCTCGAGGAGGCGTTTTTACCGGTAAACACCCTCGTGTGGTGGGCGTTTTTAGTTATCGGTGTTCTTTTCGTCGTTATCGTTTTTACGGCACTTTTTCTTACACGCCGTTTTTCACGGCCGCTGGGCAGGTTGATGAACGTGACGCGTATGATTGCAAAGGGAAATTTCGATTACATGATCCCGGTCGTTTCTTCGGACGAGATCGGAATGTTGTCGCATTCGTTCAATACCATGGTTTCGGAATTGAAACAGCGGTCCGAAGCCCTGATCGAGTCGGAAAGCAAAATGCGTCTTATAACAGAGAATGTCAACGATATCATTTTCTCGCTTGATACGGCGGGAAACATTCTCTTTCTTAACAGGCAGGCGGAAATAGCAAGCGGATACAGCCGTACTGTAATGATGAGCCGCCCGTTGACATCCTTTTTGACCGATAAAAGCAGAAAAAAAATCGAGGCATATCTGGGTAAAAGCGTTGCTTCACGGAAAGAGGGAATGGAAGAAATAGGGCTTGTCCTCGCCGCGAAAAGCGGAAAAAAGATATATCTTGAAGCCAAGATTGTGGTTGTCAATGATGAGGCCGGCGAACGCTATTTTTACGGCGTCGCGCGCGACATCACGGCCCGGAAAAAAACCGAAAGAAAGCTGCATGTGTATCAGAATAAACTGAGATCTCTCTCCTCGCAATTGACGCTTGCCGAAGAAAAGGAACGGCGGAATATTGCGGCAAACCTGCATGACAATATCAGCCAGAGTCTTTCATTGGCGTTGATCAAACTCGACATGCTGCGTGAGGTGTCGCCGGTACCGGACGACGATACGCTCATCGAGGAGATCAGGGAGCTGGTCGAAGAGACACTCAAAACGAGCAGATCACTCACCTTCGATCTCAGTTCCCCGCTTCTCTATCAACTCGGGCTTGAAGCGGCGGTTGAAAAACTGACCGAACAAATCGGATTGCAGCACGGGTTGTCGATCGAGTTTATCGCGAACTCACGCACCGGCCGGCACAATACCGATATTGCGGTTCTGCTTTTTCGTGTGATCAAGGAACTGCTGATTAATATCGTCAAACATGCGCATGCTGAAAACGTCAAACTGTTCGTATTAAAAAAACAGGATGTACTGGAGATAACAGTCAGGGATGACGGTGTCGGGTTTGACGGGTGTGATACCGGACGGCTGCCCGACCGGCGGGGGGGGCACGGATTATTCAGTATCAAGGAAAGAATACGGCATTTGGGTGGTCATGTGAAGATCGAAACGATTAAAAACAGGGGAACGGATGTGACCATAACAATTCCCGCACAAAAATAA
- a CDS encoding response regulator transcription factor has protein sequence MGIKIVLADDHKIVREGLRALIERQSNMEVVGEADNGHDLLRLVAELQPDIAIIDVTMPDLNGIEATRQITSMDGNINVIALSVHSDRRFVLEMLRAGAKGYIVKDSAFSELLRAIEVVMKGEYCLGPEVTGSIVLEYITQKSNPSSKAYIKLTPRQREICQLLAEGRSIKKISSSLNISIKTVETHRQNIMDKLDIHSIAELTKFAIKEGLTSL, from the coding sequence ATGGGAATAAAAATAGTCCTGGCGGATGATCACAAAATCGTTCGGGAGGGGCTGCGCGCCCTGATCGAGCGGCAGAGCAATATGGAAGTCGTCGGTGAGGCGGATAACGGGCACGACCTGCTGCGTCTCGTTGCCGAGTTGCAGCCCGATATCGCCATTATCGATGTGACAATGCCGGATTTAAACGGTATCGAAGCGACCCGCCAGATTACCTCTATGGACGGTAATATCAATGTGATCGCCCTTTCCGTTCATTCGGACAGGCGGTTCGTGCTCGAGATGCTGCGTGCCGGAGCAAAAGGCTACATCGTCAAGGATTCGGCTTTTTCGGAACTGCTCCGGGCGATCGAAGTGGTGATGAAAGGGGAGTATTGTCTTGGACCGGAAGTTACCGGCAGCATTGTACTGGAATATATAACACAAAAAAGCAATCCTTCTTCAAAAGCGTATATCAAACTCACACCCCGGCAACGGGAAATCTGCCAGCTTCTTGCGGAAGGCAGGTCGATAAAGAAAATATCGTCGAGCCTGAATATCAGTATAAAAACCGTGGAAACACACAGGCAGAATATCATGGATAAACTCGATATTCACAGTATCGCCGAGTTGACCAAGTTCGCGATAAAAGAGGGATTAACCTCACTGTAA